One genomic window of Monodelphis domestica isolate mMonDom1 chromosome 1, mMonDom1.pri, whole genome shotgun sequence includes the following:
- the FOXI1 gene encoding forkhead box protein I1, whose protein sequence is MSSFDLQAHSPPRCSPQFPNIGQEPPEMNIYYENFFHPQNMPSPQRPSGYDSSGDFGATANPYLWLNGPAITPPPYLPGSNPGPFLPQSYGMQRQLLPNGLGATDLGWLPIPSQEELMKLVRPPYSYSALIAMAIHGAPDKRLTLSQIYQYVADNFPFYNKSKAGWQNSIRHNLSLNDCFKKVPRDEDDPGKGNYWTLDPNCEKMFDNGNFRRKRKRKSDVTSSTGSLASEKSEDSLLSGSPKTTEPQDMLDSASPGSDNSPEKRSPPSPSSTPCLNSFLSTMTAYVSGSNSVGRSGVAPPGLNNDSTDKMGQNLLSFNSYSSLTNIPSHGGGGDWSNSMPSNHLGYSGSVLNQFNSHFYNSINQNSILYPREGTEV, encoded by the exons ATGAGCTCCTTCGATCTACAGGCGCATTCCCCACCCCGATGCAGCCCCCAGTTCCCCAACATTGGCCAAGAGCCTCCTGAGATGAACATCTATTATGAGAACTTTTTCCACCCACAGAACATGCCCAGTCCCCAGCGTCCCTCAGGCTATGATAGCAGTGGGGACTTTGGGGCCACAGCAAACCCCTACCTCTGGCTGAATGGGCCTGCGATCACTCCTCCACCCTACCTCCCAGGCTCCAACCCTGGACCCTTCCTCCCCCAGTCCTATGGCATGCAGAGGCAGCTGCTGCCCAATGGCCTTGGGGCTACTGACCTGGGCTGGCTACCCATACCTTCCCAGGAAGAACTGATGAAGCTGGTGCGGCCACCCTACTCCTACTCAGCCCTCATTGCCATGGCCATCCACGGGGCCCCGGACAAGCGACTGACCCTCAGCCAGATCTACCAGTATGTGGCAGACAACTTCCCCTTCTACAACAAGAGCAAAGCTGGCTGGCAGAACTCCATTCGGCATAACCTGTCTCTCAATGACTGCTTTAAGAAAGTGCCCAGAGATGAGGATGATCCAG GAAAAGGGAATTACTGGACTCTGGATCCAAACTGCGAGAAGATGTTTGACAATGGAAATTTCCGCAGAAAGCGAAAGAGGAAGTCAGATGTCACCTCCAGCACAGGCTCCTTGGCCTCAGAGAAATCCGAGGACAGTCTCTTGTCTGGCAGTCCCAAGACCACAGAGCCCCAGGACATGTTAGACAGTGCCTCTCCAGGCTCTGACAACTCTCCTGAGAAGAggtctcccccttctccttcgaGCACCCCCTGCCTCAACAGCTTCCTCTCCACCATGACAGCCTATGTCAGTGGGTCCAACTCTGTGGGTCGTTCAGGGGTGGCTCCTCCAGGACTGAACAATGACAGCACTGATAAGATGGGTCAGAACTTGCTGAGCTTCAACTCCTACTCCTCTCTCACCAACATCCCCAGCCATGGAGGTGGGGGTGACTGGTCCAACTCCATGCCCTCCAACCACCTTGGCTATAGCGGATCTGTCCTCAACCAGTTCAATTCCCATTTCTACAACAGCATTAACCAGAACAGCATCCTCTACCCCAGGGAGGGGACTGAGGTCTAG